Genomic DNA from Mycobacterium stomatepiae:
ATCCGTCGGGCGCAGAATCTCGGGCACCACGGTATCGAGCCGGTGAATCGGAACCTCTTCGGCACCAACATAATTTGCTGCCGGAAAGACATCCTGATGACTTTTCAGCATCGGCAGGACGGAGCTGCTTTCACCGGAGTTGCCCGCGACATTGATCGAGATCGTCCCATCGACATCGCCGAGTGATGCCGGCGGCACTCCCACAGCGGGTCCTTCGCTGCGTTGCTCTGCAAATCGGAGAATGGGCCCGCCAACGGTTCGAACGAGACCAGACGCCCCTGGTAGCCCCGCTTGCGCAGGCCCATGGCGTACTGACCGGAGTTGGCGCCCACATCGAGAACGACGTCTACCTGACGTGATTTGAGCTGGTTGACGAACTGGCGCTTCCAGGCCCGCTCAGAAAAGTAGCGTGGCACTTCGAGGGAGACGCCACGCGCGATCAAGCGGGCATTGTCCAACAAAGGCACTGCCTCACACTAACATGCCGACACCCGCGGGCGGCCCGGATTTGCCAAAGCTATCCGGCCGGCGTTTGTCACCTTGCTAATCAGTTCAGGCGCAACGCATCTGATTCGAGGAACCAGGCATACATCTTTTTCAGACCGGCTTCGATGCTCACCGAAGGCCGCCATCCGAGCGCCGTGAGGTTGGTGTTGTCCATGATCTTGCGTGGCGTGCCATCCGGGCGGGAGTGGTCGAACTCGACGCGCCCCTCGAACTCGACGATCGATTTCATCAACAGTGCCAGGTCTCGAATTGAAATCTCTTCGCCCGAGCCAACATTGATCATCCCGCCATCGTCATAAGAACGCAGCAGCAGGACGCACGCATCGCCGAGGTCGTCGGCGTCGATCAGCTCCCGCAACGGCGAGCCACTCCCCCAGACCACAACCTCGTCGGCGCCGGCCAGTTTCGCCTCGTGGAACCGGCGCATCATGCCGGCCACCACGTGGGAGTGCTCCGGATGGAAATTGTCGCCGACGCCATAGACATTTGACGGCATCACCGTAAATGCGTTGAAGCCGTACTGCTTTCGATAAGCGTCGCACATCGTCTTGCCCGCGATTTTTGCGATCGCATAGGGCAGGTTGGTCTCCTCCAACGGACCCGTCAGCAGCGCATCCTCACGAATCGGTTGCACGGCATCTCTCGGGTAGATGCAACTCGAACCCAGGAAGAGCAGCTTCTGCGCGCCATGCCGATACGCGGCGTCGATGACATTCGTCTGGATCTTCAGGTTCTCCCGGATGAAGTCCGCGCCGTAGGTCGCATTCGCAACGATTCCACCGACCTTCGCCGCCGCGAGGACGACGTACTGAGGACGCTGCGCGGCAAAGAAATCCTCGACCGCCGCAGGGTCGTCGAGTGGCAATTCGCCGTGGGTGCGGGTCACGACGTCGGTGAAGCCTTCGCTGACCAGCCGGCGCGTGATCGCGGAGCCCACCATCCCGCGGTGACCAGCGACATATACCCGCGAACCTAGATCCATTGGCACCTCACAACAGTTCGTTGGTCACGGCGTCGCTACCGTATCGAAGGTACCAAGCGGCGGTGCGCTTCAGCCCCTCGTCCAGGCCGACGACCGGCTGATAGCCGAGTCCCCGCATCTTCGAAATGTCGGGGCATCGGCGCGGGGTACCGCCCTCGGCATCCTCGGTCGGACTGATCTCCACCTCGATCCCCACCGCCTTCGCCACCCGGCCGGCCAGATCCCGGATGGACACCTCTTCGTCATTGCCGATGTGGAAAACTTCGCGGTGGCCCCCGTTCTCGTACATGGTGAGCACGCCATCGACGATGTCGTCGACGTAGCAGAACGCCCGCGTCTGGGTGCCGTCACCCTGGATCTCGAACCGCGCCGGTCCTTGCGATGTCTCGTCACGGGCCGTGCGGGCCCTGGCGATGAATTGCGGGATCACGTGCTTGTAGCCCATGTCGGGGCCGTACACGTTGTGCGGGCGAAACACCTGAACCTTGCGGTAGTGGTCTTGCGCGTAGTCGAATGCGATCAACTCGCTGACGATCTTGGACCCGCCGTACGAGTACCTCGGATTCAGGCTATCCGGCAGCATCAGTGGAATCGTCTCCGGTGTAGGCACCACCGAGGGCGTCTGATACACCTCCGCGCTGGACGCCACCACCAGATCCGGCACGCCGGCGTTGCGCCCGGCGTTGACGACGGCCAAGGCACCGCGTAATCCCACGTCCAGCACCAACTCTGGGCGCTTGTAGAAGTTTTCGGTGCCATTGATCGCCGCGAGATGCATGACCACCTCGGCGCCGGAGAACGCCCGCTCAAGCGCGTCCTGGTCGCGGACGTCGCAGCTGAAGAGCTCGATATCGCCGGCCACTTCGGCCAGGCGGCCGGCCTCGCCGCGCACCATCGTGTCGACGACGGCGACGTCCCAGCCGTCACGCACCAAACGCCTGACCAGATAGGCGCCGATGAACCCGCCGCCACCTGTCACCACGACGCGAGTACTCATCACACCTCCAGCCTGCTGTTGCCGACCGCGAAGTACGAGTTGCCCAGCTCCGATGCTGGCAAGTGGCTGAAGTGATTCCAGTAGTCGAACACGAAGCCGTCGGGAGCGATGAACTCGCTGATCGTGCGCGGCGAAATTCTGCCAAGCTCAGGATGATTGTTGGCGATGATCACCACCGACGCTCCGCTCACGGCGTCGCCGAGTCGATCGAATGCATGCTCGTCGGGGAAGGCCGCCTCCAGGTGCTCGGTCGTGATGACCGGGTCGAACAACCGGATTTCGGCGTCCGGATGAGCCTTCTTCACTTCGTCGAGCACCTTGATGGACATCGACCCCCGGAGGTCATCGGTAGCGGGAATGCCCTTAAAGGCCATGCCCAGCAACGCTATTCGTAACGGCGCGGCAAGATTGCGCCGGGCGACCTCGTCGCTGATGAAGTTGACTGTTTCGGCCGGCTGTCGCTCGTTGACGAGCCGGCCCGCGACGGTGATCTCCAGTTCGATTCCGCGGGTACGCGCGCTCTGCAGCAGGATGTGCGGATCCTTCTCCAGGCACGGCCCGCCCACCAGGCCCGGCAGCGGGACGTTGGTCCGCTGGTATCCCAACTTCCCGGACGAGATCACCTCGTGCGCATTGACCGCGAACGCATCGCACAACCGCGCCACTTCGTTTGCGAACGCGAAATGCACGTCACGGTAAGTATTGTCGACGAGCTTGATGATTTCGGCGGCCTCCGGCGTCGACACCTGGACGATGGAGTTGGTCAGCCGGCGGAAGATGGCCGCGGCACGGTCGCTGACGGCGGGCTCGTCGGCGCCCACGATCTGCGGCAATTCGCGAAGTTCTTGCAGTGCTCGACCTTCCAGTGTTCGCTCCGGGCACATGGCGATGTCGAAGTTCTTGCCGGACTGCGCGAGAATGGGCGAAACCACATCGCGCGTGGTTCCGACTTTCACCGTGGACCGCAGGATCACCAGTGCGCCATCGCTCATGTTCGCGGTGACCTCGCGGCTGGCCGCCTCGATCATGTCGGTACGGACGAGTCCTTCGCTGGACAGCGGCGTCCCGACCGTGATGATGTACGCGTCGCACACCGCATCTGGACTGAGTTGCCCGACGGCCACCAGGCTGCCCGACCCGACGACTCGGGACAGGGCTTCCTGCAGTCCGGTCTCGGAAAAATGTGGGATACCGGCATTGGTCTGTTCGACCACCTCTGGCCGCTTCTCCACGCCGATCACTTTGTTGCCAGCCTCGGCCAGCACCGTCGCGAGCGTTAGCCCAACGTAGCCAAGGCCGATGACGCCCACGTCATAATGCGAAACTGGCTGACCCATGGTCCCTCCCGACAGTCGATATGCCAATCATTGCCGACCCGGCCGGATCTGCGGCGCGAAATGCTCTGCAAGCACGGCGTCGACATGCAATACACATCTCCTTCGTCCTTGCCCTGCAACCCACCGCACCCGGTAGTGTGCCACCCAATGGGTCTGGGCTGTCCGGCGGCAGTTGAAGTCCCTGCTTTGCTTCGTTTCGCGCAGAACCGAGGAGATTGCAGATGAATCGACCCGAGAAATCGCGACGCGGTCCGGTCACCGCGGTCCGGGAAGGGTTTGGGGCCGTCACCGGACAATCCCCGCGTACCATCGTCCTCGGCACGATCCTGCTGGCGACGGCGGTTTCGGTGTTCACGGGTTTTGTTCTCACGCAATACTTCGCGATCGATGTCATTTCTTCTTTGCTCGCTTTCCCTTACGCCGATTGCTACCTCGACTGGGGCACGAACATCGGCCGGCACTGCTTCAGCGACTACGCATTCGAAGTGATGTACGGCATGCGGGCCAATCCGTGGGAGCCCTTCGACATATTCGTCCAACCGGACTACCACCAACTGGCGGTCAATAACTACCCGGCGGCCGGCATGCTTCCGCAGGTGGCTTTTGGGCTGGTGGGCAAATTATTGGGCGCGCCTGTCCTGGGGCTGTTGGGCTACCTGCTCGCCCTGACTGTCGCGGTGCTTTCGCCCGCGGTATGGGCGGCCCGGGGCGCTCAGGGCCTCGAGCGGATTGTGGTTTTCGTGGCCTGTGGCGCCGCGGCGATCCCGGTGTGGTCCGTGATCGACCGGGCAAACTCGGTGGGTTTCATCGCTCCGATCGGCCTGGTGTTCCTGATCGCCCTGGTTCGGCAACGCTGGGGACTCGTCGCGGCAATGGTCATCCTCGCCGCGCTGCTCAAGCCGCAATTCGTGATACTGGCCATCGTGCTGTTGGCTGCCCGGCAGTGGCGGTGGGGCGGCATCGCGCTGGGCGGCGCGGTCGTTTTGAATGTCGCCGCATATTTGTTCTGGCCGCAACACTTTCCGCACAACATCGTGCAATCGGCGGCCGGCGTTCTCGGCTACGGCGCGGGCAGCCTCAGCGCCGTCGCGACCACGAACGTCTCGTTCAGCCGATCACTGCTGTTGGCACCCGACATTCTGATGTTCTTGCAAACCGGCGGCAAAATGCCCGACGGCTACCTGGCCGGTCCGCGCTCGATGATCGGATACGTCATCCTCGTCCTGGTCGTCGTCGCCGTGCTGGCGCTGGGACGACGCATCCCGCCCGTCCTGGCGGGCATCGTGCTGCTGGTGACCGCGGCCCTGTTCCCGATGGTCAGCATCAGCTACTACTTCGTGTTCGCCCTGCCGATCGCGGCGCTGCTGGTGCGGGATCCGGCCGGGCCGCCGGGCACCGGGATCCTGGACCGGCTCGCAACCGTCGCCGGCCACCATCGCACGGTCGGCATCTGGCTGAGCCTGGCCACGGCGCTCACCCTCGCGACGATCGCGCTGCCGAGCCCGCCGATGCAGGTCCTGCTGTACCGCAAGGACGGCCCGCCGATCCAGGAGCTCACGGTGCTCACCACGGCGACGCTGGTGCCGATGCTGTGGCTGGTGACACTGGTGATCATCCTCGTCACCTACGCTCGCAAGCCGGACGCGGCCACAGACGCCGACGCGGCATCCGAGTCACCGGTGGCGGCCACCACCACGTCCTGAACCTCCCCGGCGCTAGGTGGTGCGGGTCGTCTCGTCCCGCGCATCCGCACTGTCGGTGTCGCCGCCGCTTCGCCGGAACGAGAAGTAGCGGTGGCCGAAGTAGCTCAGCAGTGTGGTCGACGCCAAGATGATCGCCTGTGCCGGAATGCGATTCAGACCGAGCTCGACCAACACGGGCAAGGCGACGACATTGATGCCCAGCGCGGTGAGGTAGACACTTCAGAAGCGCACCAGGTCGCGCAGCACGTGGCCGCGGACCCGAAACACGAAGCGTCGATGCATGACGAAGGCGAACAGCACGCCCAGCACGTGGGAAATCCCGACTGTCGCGAGCGCGCCAGCGACCTTGCCCAACCGATGGTCGACGAAGTGGCCGATGCTCTCCGAGACGGCGATGAAAAGGCCGAAACCGACGACCGTGTTGATGCCACCGACCAGCACGAACGCCACGCGCTGATCCCGCACCAGCCGGATCAGCGGTCCCGGAGGCGCCGATTCGGGTGGCAGGTCGAATTCGGTCACGCGAGGCTTTCGAAGCCGGCGATCTGCTCCTGCGTCGCCACCATCACGTCGGCACCCTGACGCACGCGGCGCTCCCAGTCGACCGTCCAGGCCAGAGCCTCGTGGAAACCCAGCCGGTTGCGCCAACCGAGCTCGCGGTGCGCCTTGCTGGCGTCCAGGGCCAGCAAGTTGGCCTCGTGCGGTTGCGCACCGTCCACGAGCACCCAATGCGCGCCACCGCCCCACATCTCCGCCGCCAGCGTGGCCACGCGCCCGACCTCGACGAAGCTGTCGCGACCCGGGCCGAAGTTCCACTCGCCCAGTCCGGAGCCAGCTAACAGGGCGTCGACGAGGGTGAGATAGCCGTTCAGGCAGTCGAGCACGTGTTGCCATGGCCGCACCGCGTGCGGGAAACGCAGCTTGGGTGCCTGGCCGCTCGCGTAAGCGGCCATCAGGTCCGGTAGCAGCCGATCCCGGCTGATGTCCCCGCCGCCGATGACGTTGCCCGCGCGCGCGATCGCGGTGGGGGTGCCCGGAAAGCTGCGAATCCAGGACTGGGCCAGCAGATCCGCCATCGCCTTCGACGCGCTGTACGGATCGTCGCCGCCGAGCGGATCGGTTTCGACGTAGCCGGCCTGCTGGCCGACGTTGCGGTAGACCTTGTCGGTGGTCACGACGACGTGCGCGCGCACCGATTCGGCGGCCGCGACGGCCTCGATCACGTTGAGCGTGCCGATCGCGTTGGTCTCGTAGGTGTACCGCGGGTCGCGATAGGACTCGCGGACCAGCGCCTGCGCCGCCATGTGCACCACGACGTCGGGAGCGGCGGCGGACACCGCAGCCTTGGTGGCTTCGGCGTCGCGGATGTCGACCCGGAAGTCACAGTCGAGGTGCTCGGCCAGCCCCAACCGTTTGAACAGGCTGCCCTCGTCGGGGTCGAGGGCCAGACCCGACACGCGGTGCCCACGGCCGAAAAGGAGCAGTGCGAGCCAAGCGCCCTTGAACCCGGTGTGCCCAGTGACCAGATAGTGCACGGCTATCGGGCAGCCTCGGCCATGTACTCGCGGATCGAATCCGCCACGAAGTCGAGCATCGGCGTCGTCAGCGCCGGGTAGGTGCCGACCCAGAAAGTCCGGTTCATCACGATGTCGGTGTTGGTCAGGTCCCCCACGATCCGGAAGTCGACATCGCGGTACGCGGGCTGTTTGACGAGGTTGCCGGCGAACAGTTGCCGGAACCCGATCTTGCGCTCGTCGAGGAACTGCATGAACTTCGTTCGGTCGACCGGGTGCTCGGGATCGAGCGTGATCGGGTAACCGAACCACGACGGGTCCGAGTTCGGCGTGGGCACCGGCAGGATGAGCCCCTCGACACCGGTCAGTCGCGAGGTCAGGTACTTGAAATTGTCCTTGCGCGCCTGGACGAACCCGTCGAGCTTGGCCATCTGGGACAGCCCCACCGCGGCCTGCATGTCGGTGGCCTTGAGGTTGTAACCGATGTGGCTGTAGATGTACTTGTGGTCGTAGCCCCTGGGCAGGTCACCGAGTTGCCACTCGAACCGTTTCTCGCAGGTGTTGTCGTTGCCCGGCGCGCAGTAGCAGTCCCGGCCCCAGTCGCGGAACGACTCCGCCTGCTTGCGCACCAGCGCCGACTTGACGAACACGGCGCCGCCCTCGCCGGTCGTAATGTGGTGTGCGGGATAGAAACTTACCGTCGCGGTGTCGCCGAAACTGCCGGTGCGTTTCCCGTCGTAGGTCGACCCGAGGGCATCGCAGGAGTCCTCGACCAGCCATAGGCCGTGCTTGTCGCACAACTCCTGGACGGTGTCGAGGTCGAACGGATTGCCCAGGGTGTGGGCCATCATGATGGCCCGTGTCTTGGGACTGACGGCCTCGCGGAGGCGATCGGGTATGGCGTCGTAGGTGCCCAGCTCGATGTCGACGACCACCGGACGCATTCCATTCTGGATGATCGGGTTGACGGTCGTGGGAAATCCCGACGCAACCGTCAGCACCTCGTCGCCGGGTTCCAGCGGACGCTTGCCGAACCGCTTCTTGTACTGGCCGAGCTTCGGGCTGGTCAGGGCGCTGAGCGCAACCAGGTTGGCGCTCGACCCGCTGTTGACGAAGATGGCTCCCCGGGCGCCGACGTAGCGGGCCAGGGCCCGCTCGAAGAGCGGATGGAACCGGCCCGCGGTCAGCCAGCCGTCCAGCGAAGCGTCGACCAGCGCGGCGAAGTCTTCCGGGTCCAGGACCTTGCCCGACACGGGGACCGGCGTGACGCCGGGGACGAACTCGGAAGTCGTGAGCTTGTGCTTCGCGTATTCGCGGACCGCGGACAGCATATCCTCGCGATACTCCTCAAGCCCGCCCCCCGTAAGCCCATCGGTATCGAGTCTTGAAATGAGATCTCCTCGTGCGTGTGTGGTCTGTACTGCGCCCGGCAGGCCTGGGAAACCCCGCCACCGCGTTTCGACATTGCTAGTGTGTCACCTGCGCGTCGCCGCGTCAGCAAAACCGGTCGGGGAACGATCGCCTTGAGATTGGACCAATCCTCATGAAAGCCGTGCTTCTCGCTGGTGGTCTGGGTACCCGCATGCGGGAGGAAACCGAGTTCCGGCCCAAGCCCATGGTGGAGGTCGGGGGACGGCCGGTGCTGTGGCACATCATGAAGATTCTTGGACATCACGGCATCTCGGAATTCGTCGTCTGCACGGGCTACAAGAGCGAGTACATCAAGGGCTACTTCTCGAACTATGGGGTGTCGAACCTCGACTTCACCATCACCCTCGGTGACCAGTCGAGCATCAAGTATCACGGTTCGCACGACGAATTCAATTGGCGGGTCACGGTCGCCGACACCGGCTTGAACACGATGACAGGCGGCCGCATCAAGCGCATCCAGAAGTATGTGGGCGAGGAAACCTTCCTCTGCACGTACGGCGACGGCATCGCCGATGTCGACATTCCCGCCCTGCTGGAGTTTCACAAGTCGCACGGCAAACTCGCCACGGTGACGGCCACTCAGCCGATGAGCCGGTTCGGGGTCATCGACCTGGAGCAGGACGGTGCGGTCGCCAAGTTCCGGGAGAAGCCCAAGACCGAAGACTGGATCAACATCGGCTACTTCGTCTTCGAGCCGGGGGTGCTCAACTACCTCGACGGTGACGAGACGGTGTTGGAGGACAAGCCGTTGCTACGTTTGGCCGAAGACCGCCAGATCGCCGCGTTCGGACACCGAGGGTTCTGGCAGCCGATGGATACCTTCCGGGAATCCCAGCTGCTGAACAACCTCTGGAACAGCGGGAACCCCCCGTGGAAAGTATGGGAGTAGGCGTGGGAGTGAAGAAGAAGATCGCCGTAATCGCCCCTGCCTACAACGAAAGTGAATGCGTCGAGGAGCTAGCTCGCCAGCTGGCGGCGGTCTTCGACTCCGAGCCGGGGTACGACTTCGAGGCCATCATCGTCGAAAACGGTTCCAGCGACGACACGATGGACAAGCTGCTCACCATCCACAAGGCGGACCCGCGATTCAAGATCGTGCAGCTGGCCCGCAACTTCCGGATGGATGGCGGCCTGACCGCCGGCCTCAATGTCGCCGACGCCGACGCCGTCGTGCTGATGACGGCCGACCTGCAGGACCCGCCCGAGTTCATCCCGCAAATGATCCGGGCATGGGAGCAGGGCTACGAAAACGTCTACGGGGTGGTCACCGAGCGTGGCGGCACCGGCCCGATTCGCAAGATGAACTCCCAACTGTTCTATTGGCTGGCGGGCAAGCTCACAGACGATCGAATTACCAGCAATGCCAGCGACTTTCGTTTGGTCGACCGTAAGGTGTACGAGGCCGTGCGTTCGATGGACGAACGCAACCGGTTCGTCCGGGGCCTGTTCTCGTGGGTGGGTTTCAAGTCGATCGGACTGCCGATGAAGCGGGCGCCCCGCTTCGCCGGTGAATCCAAGGCCTACACCCTCAAGGTGATGGACCTCGCCGGCAAGGGAATTCTCACCCACTCGTATGTACCGCTGCGGCTCATCACGATGACCGGGTTTTTCTTGAGCGCCATGGCGGCCGTCGCCGTGCTCATCCTCGCAGCGCGGTTCGTCTTCTACGGGGTGCCGTTCCCGGGAT
This window encodes:
- a CDS encoding GtrA family protein — its product is MTEFDLPPESAPPGPLIRLVRDQRVAFVLVGGINTVVGFGLFIAVSESIGHFVDHRLGKVAGALATVGISHVLGVLFAFVMHRRFVFRVRGHVLRDLVRF
- a CDS encoding GtrA domain-containing protein; this translates as MPVLVELGLNRIPAQAIILASTTLLSYFGHRYFSFRRSGGDTDSADARDETTRTT
- the rfbH gene encoding lipopolysaccharide biosynthesis protein RfbH — protein: MSRLDTDGLTGGGLEEYREDMLSAVREYAKHKLTTSEFVPGVTPVPVSGKVLDPEDFAALVDASLDGWLTAGRFHPLFERALARYVGARGAIFVNSGSSANLVALSALTSPKLGQYKKRFGKRPLEPGDEVLTVASGFPTTVNPIIQNGMRPVVVDIELGTYDAIPDRLREAVSPKTRAIMMAHTLGNPFDLDTVQELCDKHGLWLVEDSCDALGSTYDGKRTGSFGDTATVSFYPAHHITTGEGGAVFVKSALVRKQAESFRDWGRDCYCAPGNDNTCEKRFEWQLGDLPRGYDHKYIYSHIGYNLKATDMQAAVGLSQMAKLDGFVQARKDNFKYLTSRLTGVEGLILPVPTPNSDPSWFGYPITLDPEHPVDRTKFMQFLDERKIGFRQLFAGNLVKQPAYRDVDFRIVGDLTNTDIVMNRTFWVGTYPALTTPMLDFVADSIREYMAEAAR
- a CDS encoding nucleotide sugar dehydrogenase encodes the protein MGQPVSHYDVGVIGLGYVGLTLATVLAEAGNKVIGVEKRPEVVEQTNAGIPHFSETGLQEALSRVVGSGSLVAVGQLSPDAVCDAYIITVGTPLSSEGLVRTDMIEAASREVTANMSDGALVILRSTVKVGTTRDVVSPILAQSGKNFDIAMCPERTLEGRALQELRELPQIVGADEPAVSDRAAAIFRRLTNSIVQVSTPEAAEIIKLVDNTYRDVHFAFANEVARLCDAFAVNAHEVISSGKLGYQRTNVPLPGLVGGPCLEKDPHILLQSARTRGIELEITVAGRLVNERQPAETVNFISDEVARRNLAAPLRIALLGMAFKGIPATDDLRGSMSIKVLDEVKKAHPDAEIRLFDPVITTEHLEAAFPDEHAFDRLGDAVSGASVVIIANNHPELGRISPRTISEFIAPDGFVFDYWNHFSHLPASELGNSYFAVGNSRLEV
- a CDS encoding glycosyltransferase family 2 protein, giving the protein MGVGVGVKKKIAVIAPAYNESECVEELARQLAAVFDSEPGYDFEAIIVENGSSDDTMDKLLTIHKADPRFKIVQLARNFRMDGGLTAGLNVADADAVVLMTADLQDPPEFIPQMIRAWEQGYENVYGVVTERGGTGPIRKMNSQLFYWLAGKLTDDRITSNASDFRLVDRKVYEAVRSMDERNRFVRGLFSWVGFKSIGLPMKRAPRFAGESKAYTLKVMDLAGKGILTHSYVPLRLITMTGFFLSAMAAVAVLILAARFVFYGVPFPGFGSLICVMLIGFGVITLLLGVVGEYLALIYEEVKQRPNFVVSQKVGL
- a CDS encoding NAD-dependent epimerase/dehydratase family protein, with the translated sequence MSTRVVVTGGGGFIGAYLVRRLVRDGWDVAVVDTMVRGEAGRLAEVAGDIELFSCDVRDQDALERAFSGAEVVMHLAAINGTENFYKRPELVLDVGLRGALAVVNAGRNAGVPDLVVASSAEVYQTPSVVPTPETIPLMLPDSLNPRYSYGGSKIVSELIAFDYAQDHYRKVQVFRPHNVYGPDMGYKHVIPQFIARARTARDETSQGPARFEIQGDGTQTRAFCYVDDIVDGVLTMYENGGHREVFHIGNDEEVSIRDLAGRVAKAVGIEVEISPTEDAEGGTPRRCPDISKMRGLGYQPVVGLDEGLKRTAAWYLRYGSDAVTNELL
- a CDS encoding GDP-L-fucose synthase family protein, giving the protein MDLGSRVYVAGHRGMVGSAITRRLVSEGFTDVVTRTHGELPLDDPAAVEDFFAAQRPQYVVLAAAKVGGIVANATYGADFIRENLKIQTNVIDAAYRHGAQKLLFLGSSCIYPRDAVQPIREDALLTGPLEETNLPYAIAKIAGKTMCDAYRKQYGFNAFTVMPSNVYGVGDNFHPEHSHVVAGMMRRFHEAKLAGADEVVVWGSGSPLRELIDADDLGDACVLLLRSYDDGGMINVGSGEEISIRDLALLMKSIVEFEGRVEFDHSRPDGTPRKIMDNTNLTALGWRPSVSIEAGLKKMYAWFLESDALRLN
- the rfbF gene encoding glucose-1-phosphate cytidylyltransferase, which gives rise to MKAVLLAGGLGTRMREETEFRPKPMVEVGGRPVLWHIMKILGHHGISEFVVCTGYKSEYIKGYFSNYGVSNLDFTITLGDQSSIKYHGSHDEFNWRVTVADTGLNTMTGGRIKRIQKYVGEETFLCTYGDGIADVDIPALLEFHKSHGKLATVTATQPMSRFGVIDLEQDGAVAKFREKPKTEDWINIGYFVFEPGVLNYLDGDETVLEDKPLLRLAEDRQIAAFGHRGFWQPMDTFRESQLLNNLWNSGNPPWKVWE
- the rfbG gene encoding CDP-glucose 4,6-dehydratase, yielding MHYLVTGHTGFKGAWLALLLFGRGHRVSGLALDPDEGSLFKRLGLAEHLDCDFRVDIRDAEATKAAVSAAAPDVVVHMAAQALVRESYRDPRYTYETNAIGTLNVIEAVAAAESVRAHVVVTTDKVYRNVGQQAGYVETDPLGGDDPYSASKAMADLLAQSWIRSFPGTPTAIARAGNVIGGGDISRDRLLPDLMAAYASGQAPKLRFPHAVRPWQHVLDCLNGYLTLVDALLAGSGLGEWNFGPGRDSFVEVGRVATLAAEMWGGGAHWVLVDGAQPHEANLLALDASKAHRELGWRNRLGFHEALAWTVDWERRVRQGADVMVATQEQIAGFESLA